One window from the genome of Methyloradius palustris encodes:
- a CDS encoding aminotransferase-like domain-containing protein translates to MKLYVSVAARIRALIDESVLRPGDKVFSLRQASQKYNVSISTALKAYELLEADGLINSHPQSGYYVSPRKAASKRETPRREFNLSHAELVLSTLRSIREFGTIPLGSPFPDAHLFPVKAIHRYETTLNSDEAEWGVLNDLPPGNESLRQQIAKRYLKHGLDVSPRDIIITHGATEAINLCLQAVAKPGDTIALESPGYYALAHAVERMGMKVAEVRTHPTEGIELDALAALIQNVKVGALLLTTNFQNPLGALMPDAKKKALVDLLAQQQIPLIEDDVYQELYFGDEIPKLTKSYDQQGLVLHCASFSKSLAPGYRVGWTLAGKYRRDVEKLMFLNSVSIPSAPQIAIAKFMKRDSYEQHLKNLRHALKCNYVLMRKAIEDSFPQGTQISTPTGGYVVWLELPEAIDSLNLYQQCLEKGISIAPGPLFTRKKELINYIRLNFSHQWTPSIEQAVRDVGSLARKMLANQPS, encoded by the coding sequence ATGAAGCTTTATGTCTCAGTAGCCGCGCGCATTCGCGCATTGATTGATGAGAGCGTGCTGCGGCCGGGTGACAAAGTATTTTCACTGCGGCAAGCCAGCCAAAAATACAATGTCAGTATCAGCACTGCACTCAAAGCCTATGAGCTGCTAGAGGCCGATGGTTTAATCAATAGCCACCCGCAGTCAGGCTATTACGTTTCACCGCGTAAAGCCGCCAGCAAGCGCGAAACGCCACGGCGCGAATTCAATCTTTCGCATGCAGAGCTTGTGCTCTCTACATTACGATCCATACGTGAATTCGGCACCATTCCGCTGGGGTCGCCTTTTCCTGATGCGCACTTGTTCCCGGTAAAAGCTATTCATCGCTACGAAACCACGCTGAATTCAGATGAAGCGGAGTGGGGCGTGCTGAATGACCTACCGCCCGGCAACGAAAGCCTGCGCCAGCAGATCGCAAAGCGTTACCTCAAGCATGGCCTCGATGTTTCGCCGCGTGACATCATCATCACCCACGGCGCTACTGAGGCCATCAATCTGTGCCTGCAAGCCGTTGCCAAGCCGGGCGATACCATTGCGCTTGAATCCCCTGGCTACTATGCACTTGCCCACGCCGTTGAGCGCATGGGCATGAAAGTGGCAGAAGTGCGCACGCATCCCACAGAGGGCATAGAGCTTGATGCGCTGGCGGCTTTGATTCAAAACGTGAAAGTCGGTGCACTGTTGCTCACCACCAATTTCCAGAATCCACTCGGCGCCTTGATGCCAGATGCAAAGAAAAAGGCGCTGGTTGATTTGCTGGCGCAGCAACAGATCCCGTTGATTGAAGATGACGTGTACCAAGAGCTTTATTTTGGTGACGAGATACCCAAGCTCACCAAGAGCTATGACCAGCAAGGCCTGGTATTGCACTGCGCTTCATTCTCCAAGTCGCTTGCCCCAGGCTACAGAGTAGGGTGGACGCTTGCAGGCAAATACCGCCGCGATGTAGAAAAGCTCATGTTCCTGAATAGCGTTTCTATTCCATCCGCCCCGCAGATTGCCATTGCCAAATTCATGAAGCGCGATAGCTACGAACAACACCTTAAAAACCTGCGCCACGCGCTTAAATGCAACTACGTGCTGATGCGCAAAGCCATTGAAGATAGCTTTCCCCAAGGCACTCAAATCTCCACGCCAACGGGTGGCTATGTGGTGTGGCTAGAATTACCTGAAGCGATTGATTCGCTCAACCTCTACCAGCAATGTCTTGAAAAAGGCATCTCCATCGCCCCAGGCCCGCTATTCACACGTAAAAAAGAGTTGATCAACTACATACGCCTGAATTTTAGCCACCAATGGACGCCCTCAATCGAGCAAGCGGTGCGCGATGTCGGCTCACTCGCCAGAAAAATGCTAGCTAATCAACCAAGTTAA
- a CDS encoding c-type cytochrome gives MKKTLNLSLIALLVVVGLIACKKEGAAAAGGEMIKFVTTQDGSPLEIKPELFDTPAAKEFLKTGKNPYVGNDDAIKQGKKTFQLYSCTQCHGADAGGQVGPALTGPDFRYPKDATNKGMFETIWHGTNGGMGAKGKGLMDPTDPANGITPDELLKIIAWLRSHGSATGNES, from the coding sequence ATGAAAAAAACATTAAACCTGAGTTTGATTGCATTATTAGTTGTTGTCGGATTAATTGCCTGTAAAAAGGAAGGCGCTGCAGCTGCGGGTGGTGAGATGATCAAGTTTGTCACCACGCAGGATGGTTCGCCATTAGAGATCAAACCGGAATTGTTTGATACTCCAGCTGCCAAGGAATTCCTGAAGACAGGTAAGAACCCTTATGTAGGTAATGATGATGCGATCAAGCAGGGCAAGAAGACATTCCAACTCTATTCATGCACGCAGTGCCACGGTGCTGATGCTGGCGGGCAAGTAGGTCCAGCACTTACTGGCCCTGATTTCCGCTATCCTAAGGATGCGACCAACAAAGGCATGTTTGAGACTATTTGGCACGGCACTAATGGCGGCATGGGCGCTAAGGGCAAAGGCCTGATGGATCCGACTGATCCAGCCAATGGCATCACACCGGATGAATTGCTGAAAATCATTGCCTGGTTGCGTAGCCATGGCAGTGCAACAGGTAATGAGTCTTGA
- a CDS encoding mechanosensitive ion channel family protein: protein MNIWLQNNSFLSIPAYQWLVALVITLLAFFAMHALWQVLLKNLTAMVQKTTSSLDDIFVEVLGSTQKLTLTLFAILIGMHFLELPAKWESRLDHISFIIIGVQIAIWLSKGITVWSRLQLTEKDGPVPNPVITSMLSWVFKAVIWSIIFLTILANVGVNITAFVASLGVGGVAVALAVQSILSDLFASLAIGLDKPFVIGDFVVFGDVAGSIERVGLKTTHIRSISGEQIVCSNTELLKNTIHNYKRMSERRVVFSFGITYDTPPATIAQIPDVVKKAIEQSSDTRFDRAHFKEFGANALNFEVVYFITSSDFNLYMDIQQTINLYLMSEFQKIEVKFALPAVTLNTSNLDVLITTPIPQGRGLSLP from the coding sequence ATGAATATCTGGCTACAAAACAATTCCTTTCTTAGTATCCCTGCTTATCAATGGTTAGTGGCGCTTGTAATCACGCTGCTTGCCTTCTTTGCTATGCATGCCCTATGGCAAGTGTTGCTAAAAAATCTGACTGCGATGGTACAAAAAACCACCTCCTCCTTAGATGATATTTTTGTTGAGGTATTGGGCAGCACGCAGAAACTGACGCTGACGTTATTCGCAATCTTGATCGGCATGCATTTTCTCGAACTACCTGCAAAATGGGAAAGTCGTCTCGACCACATCTCCTTCATTATCATTGGTGTCCAGATTGCGATTTGGCTGAGCAAAGGCATCACTGTCTGGTCACGATTGCAGTTGACCGAGAAAGATGGGCCAGTGCCAAACCCAGTGATTACCTCCATGCTAAGTTGGGTATTCAAGGCCGTTATCTGGTCAATTATTTTTCTGACCATACTGGCTAATGTTGGCGTCAATATCACGGCTTTTGTTGCCAGCTTGGGCGTGGGTGGCGTAGCGGTAGCACTGGCTGTACAAAGTATATTAAGCGATCTGTTCGCCTCCTTGGCGATAGGCTTGGATAAGCCATTTGTGATCGGCGATTTTGTGGTGTTTGGAGATGTTGCAGGCAGTATTGAACGTGTTGGATTGAAAACTACACATATTCGTAGCATCAGTGGCGAGCAAATCGTCTGCAGCAATACCGAGCTGTTGAAGAACACAATCCACAACTACAAACGGATGTCGGAGCGGCGGGTGGTCTTTAGTTTCGGTATCACCTACGATACCCCGCCAGCCACTATTGCCCAGATTCCTGATGTAGTCAAAAAAGCTATAGAGCAATCAAGCGATACGCGCTTTGATCGGGCGCATTTTAAAGAATTCGGCGCCAATGCCCTGAATTTTGAAGTGGTTTATTTCATCACGTCTAGCGACTTTAACCTGTACATGGATATTCAGCAGACGATAAATCTATATCTGATGAGCGAGTTTCAGAAGATAGAAGTTAAGTTCGCATTGCCAGCAGTCACATTAAACACTTCGAATCTAGATGTATTAATTACAACACCAATCCCTCAAGGGAGAGGACTTTCGCTTCCATGA
- a CDS encoding HAD family hydrolase: MALNPRVVLFDLDGTLVDTAPDLGLALNIQLERHGYPALPISAIRPHASHGSKGLLKLGFGLTPEHASFDAMRVEYLNLYDEVFLTSPTLFEGMADLLAAIEASGHQWGIVTNKPKRFTQRLIDAIGLDKRAGCVISGDDAPRPKPYPDTLNLACEQLGVKANDCIYVGDAARDIEAGKAAGMKTVVALYGYIEPSDHAETWGGDFYINEPKDLMQFIY; this comes from the coding sequence ATGGCCTTAAATCCACGCGTTGTACTGTTTGATCTTGATGGTACGTTGGTTGATACTGCCCCAGATTTGGGATTGGCGCTCAATATCCAGTTAGAGCGACATGGCTACCCAGCATTGCCGATATCTGCCATCAGGCCTCATGCATCGCATGGTTCCAAAGGGCTATTAAAGCTTGGGTTTGGGTTAACACCCGAACATGCCTCATTTGATGCCATGCGAGTCGAGTATTTGAATTTGTATGATGAAGTATTCCTAACATCACCAACTTTATTTGAAGGTATGGCGGATTTATTGGCTGCGATTGAAGCTAGTGGTCATCAGTGGGGCATTGTTACTAACAAGCCTAAGCGATTTACTCAACGCCTGATAGACGCTATAGGCTTGGATAAACGCGCAGGCTGTGTGATAAGCGGTGATGATGCGCCTCGCCCCAAGCCGTATCCCGATACTTTGAACCTTGCTTGTGAGCAATTAGGTGTTAAAGCGAATGACTGCATCTACGTAGGCGATGCTGCACGTGATATTGAAGCAGGTAAAGCCGCAGGGATGAAAACAGTCGTGGCCTTATATGGCTATATTGAGCCTTCAGACCATGCTGAAACATGGGGCGGTGATTTTTATATCAATGAGCCAAAAGACTTAATGCAATTTATCTACTAA
- the recR gene encoding recombination mediator RecR: MRNPPALEQLVESLRCLPGVGPKSALRMAYHLLQRDRKGASGLALALDNALQVVSHCGSCNTFSEQPLCPLCASTDRDSRLLCVVEMPTDLMMLEQTQAFRGKYFVLMGKLSPLDGVGPREIHLDKLIKRAQNNIVEEVILATNYTVEGEATAHFISELLRSRGLKVSRIARGLPMGGEIEHVDSSTLAQAMMERRLVG; encoded by the coding sequence ATGCGCAATCCGCCAGCATTAGAACAATTGGTTGAGTCTTTACGCTGCTTGCCAGGCGTGGGTCCAAAATCTGCACTGCGCATGGCCTATCACCTGCTGCAGCGTGATCGCAAAGGTGCCAGTGGCTTGGCATTAGCATTGGATAACGCCCTGCAAGTAGTCAGCCACTGCGGCTCATGCAATACGTTTAGCGAACAGCCACTATGCCCGCTATGCGCATCCACCGACCGCGATAGCCGCTTATTATGTGTCGTTGAAATGCCAACCGACCTCATGATGCTGGAGCAAACGCAGGCATTTCGCGGTAAATATTTCGTATTGATGGGCAAGCTCTCACCGCTAGATGGCGTAGGCCCACGCGAAATTCATCTGGATAAACTCATCAAGCGAGCACAAAACAACATTGTTGAAGAAGTTATACTCGCCACTAACTATACTGTTGAAGGTGAAGCCACAGCACACTTCATCAGTGAGTTACTGCGCTCACGCGGCCTGAAAGTCAGTCGTATTGCTCGTGGACTGCCTATGGGTGGTGAAATTGAGCATGTAGATAGCAGCACGCTGGCGCAAGCCATGATGGAACGCCGTCTTGTTGGTTAA
- the dnaX gene encoding DNA polymerase III subunit gamma/tau codes for MSYQVLARKWRPKLFESLVGQDHVVRALTNALEQKRLHHAYLFTGTRGVGKTTIARILAKSLNCETGITAKPCGVCAACVGIDNDHFIDYIEINAASTRGIDDVRSLLEQATYAPTQGRFKVFMLDEVHQLTKEAFNALLKTLEEPPAHVKFILGTTDPQKVPVTVLSRCLQFNLRQMAGSSIIDHLKTVLTRENIPFDNVALQLIARGANGSMRDALSLLDQAIAYGGNKVDQQEVRAMLGAIDQSYLFELLHALIDADGAKLIAQAKAMEQRSLSFDTALSDLANLLQQTAIAQTVPDTIAEDLSERAMLLDLAARLSAEEIQLYYQIALLGRRDLGLAPDEFAGFTMTLLRMLAFAPGSTSQAPEASQKPVASTSSTVAPPAQESKSTSIPATTVPPTAIVETAVEESASLLAPAPHAQTFDGNWRALVEELKLGLARALAHNCELISFDEFNMHLSVANSQKHLLESTYQEKLRSAIQQYFGKKIQLHFVIGGGENTPAQQITQEKAALQSHAQTAIEEDDFVQALVKDFGAQIIPTSIKPLQ; via the coding sequence ATGAGCTATCAAGTGCTTGCCCGAAAATGGCGTCCTAAACTGTTTGAATCCCTGGTTGGGCAAGACCATGTAGTGCGCGCCCTGACTAACGCACTTGAACAAAAACGCTTGCACCATGCCTATCTATTCACAGGCACGCGTGGCGTTGGCAAGACTACTATCGCACGCATATTAGCTAAATCACTCAATTGCGAAACTGGCATTACGGCCAAACCCTGTGGTGTTTGCGCGGCTTGTGTCGGTATTGATAACGACCACTTTATTGACTACATCGAAATCAACGCGGCTTCTACTCGCGGCATTGATGATGTGCGCTCTTTGCTTGAGCAAGCCACCTACGCCCCCACGCAAGGCCGCTTTAAAGTTTTCATGCTTGATGAGGTGCACCAACTCACCAAAGAAGCTTTCAACGCTTTATTAAAAACGCTTGAAGAGCCACCAGCACACGTTAAATTCATTCTCGGGACAACAGACCCACAAAAAGTACCTGTGACGGTTTTATCACGTTGCCTGCAATTTAATCTGCGCCAAATGGCAGGGTCATCCATCATTGACCACCTAAAAACCGTACTTACCCGAGAAAATATACCGTTTGATAACGTAGCATTGCAACTGATAGCGCGCGGAGCAAATGGCAGCATGCGTGACGCGCTGTCGCTGCTAGACCAAGCCATTGCATATGGTGGCAATAAAGTAGATCAACAGGAAGTGCGCGCGATGCTTGGCGCTATAGATCAAAGCTATTTGTTCGAACTGTTGCATGCGTTGATTGATGCTGATGGCGCCAAATTGATTGCACAGGCTAAGGCAATGGAACAACGCAGCCTTTCGTTTGACACGGCTTTGAGTGACCTCGCCAACTTACTGCAACAGACTGCTATTGCGCAAACCGTGCCAGACACTATTGCCGAAGATTTGTCTGAACGTGCCATGCTGCTTGATCTGGCAGCCCGATTATCGGCTGAAGAAATCCAGCTTTATTACCAGATTGCATTATTAGGCCGCCGCGATTTAGGTTTGGCGCCTGATGAGTTTGCAGGCTTCACCATGACTTTGCTACGCATGTTGGCATTTGCGCCTGGATCTACTTCGCAAGCGCCAGAAGCAAGCCAAAAACCAGTTGCAAGCACATCTTCAACTGTTGCCCCCCCTGCGCAAGAAAGCAAGAGCACATCAATTCCAGCAACTACGGTTCCGCCAACAGCCATTGTAGAAACAGCTGTTGAAGAAAGCGCATCATTATTAGCCCCAGCACCTCATGCACAAACGTTCGATGGTAACTGGCGCGCATTGGTCGAAGAGCTCAAACTAGGCCTAGCGCGTGCATTGGCACACAATTGCGAACTCATCAGTTTTGATGAGTTTAATATGCATTTATCAGTCGCAAATAGCCAAAAACATTTACTGGAATCTACCTACCAAGAAAAATTGCGTAGTGCGATCCAGCAATATTTTGGCAAGAAAATACAGCTACATTTTGTTATCGGCGGCGGTGAAAACACCCCTGCTCAACAAATCACGCAGGAAAAAGCCGCACTGCAATCGCATGCGCAAACCGCTATTGAAGAAGATGATTTTGTGCAGGCTTTAGTCAAAGATTTTGGCGCACAGATTATCCCAACCAGTATAAAACCATTGCAGTAA
- a CDS encoding FdhF/YdeP family oxidoreductase: MKQLLPFSSIGDLRASVDIFNEPSADSLGRAVLSLLMFAESLICIFWIFTLSSLGEAYAFMAAVPYVYIIFSYVSLLVFYRLKQFDYIVFTQLVMLLVMPFFMQWLIGGFAASSGVAIWALLSPVGALMILGARQSSPWFMLFMALAIVSWLLNSVFASNALPIPTRLKDDFFVINLLGFSTVMYVAMRYFQSQKAKVLEALAFEKARSEQLLLSIFPGSVAERLKNNDLRIADHYDSATIMFADMVDFTGLSADMPPSALVDLLNQVFSKFDELAIKHKLEKIKTIGDSYMVVGGVPVSRHDHATAIANMALEIQEVLNEVSTTTGKKLSMRIGIHSGPVVAGVIGTNNFPDCSNMCHESTSVGLPEMVGIGKGSVSLEDFEHTDTLLLFGHNPATNHPRMLGELREASKRGAKIVSINPLRERGLERFADPQSIVEMVTMSGTKISGTFIQPKLGGDLALVKGIIKFVLEWDDAAKAAGAKRILDVDFIEQHTVGIEQLVQDIHAENWDVIVEESGVSLADIESVAKIYVEGQRVISTWGMGITQHKHAVATIQMITNLMLLRGNIGKAGAGLCPMRGHSNVQGNRTVGIYEKPAQKFLDSIAAVYNFEPPREEGHDVVAAIKAMLRGEIKVFVSLGGNFSIATPDTDQTWIGLRNCDLTVQITTKLNRSHLVHGKAALILPCLGRTEVDQQATGPQGVTVEDSMSMVHASYGMNKPASPTIRSEPAIVSGIAHATLKNSKTPWLWYIEDYARIRDDIARTLPDFADYNARIKVPGGFRLPVPSSERVWITESGKAEFKVHGIPRDLPIHNARKIHGDNVFQLMTTRSHDQYNTTIYGLNDRYRGIFGERRVVFINAEDLAAKGLKAGEFVNLVSTWDDGVTRRADKFMLVEYDIPQGCLGGYYPETNNLVPLESVADRSHTPTSKSVPVLIEKYHASV, translated from the coding sequence TTGAAACAACTCCTGCCTTTTTCTTCTATTGGTGATCTGCGTGCCTCGGTAGATATATTCAACGAACCTTCTGCCGATTCCCTTGGGCGCGCAGTGCTGTCTCTACTGATGTTTGCTGAGAGTCTTATCTGTATCTTTTGGATATTCACCTTATCTAGCCTGGGTGAAGCCTATGCATTTATGGCGGCAGTCCCTTATGTCTATATTATTTTTTCGTATGTTAGCCTGCTGGTTTTTTATCGTTTAAAGCAATTCGATTATATTGTTTTTACCCAGCTCGTCATGTTGCTGGTCATGCCGTTTTTTATGCAATGGCTGATTGGTGGTTTTGCTGCATCAAGTGGTGTGGCCATCTGGGCGTTGCTTTCACCAGTTGGTGCTTTGATGATATTAGGGGCTCGTCAATCCAGCCCATGGTTTATGCTCTTCATGGCTTTAGCCATTGTTTCATGGCTACTTAACAGTGTATTTGCCAGCAACGCATTGCCTATCCCTACACGTTTAAAAGATGATTTTTTTGTTATCAATCTACTCGGATTTTCTACGGTCATGTATGTGGCAATGCGCTATTTTCAATCGCAAAAAGCCAAGGTGCTTGAAGCGCTAGCGTTCGAAAAAGCCCGCTCAGAGCAGCTCTTGCTTAGTATATTCCCAGGCTCTGTTGCAGAACGCCTTAAAAACAATGATCTAAGAATCGCCGATCATTACGATTCTGCCACTATCATGTTTGCTGACATGGTTGATTTCACAGGCTTGTCGGCTGATATGCCACCTAGTGCGCTGGTTGATCTGCTGAATCAGGTCTTCTCCAAGTTTGATGAACTTGCCATTAAACATAAGCTAGAAAAAATCAAAACGATTGGTGATTCATACATGGTGGTGGGTGGTGTACCTGTTTCACGCCATGATCACGCAACAGCGATTGCTAATATGGCGTTGGAAATCCAAGAGGTATTAAACGAAGTCTCCACCACCACAGGTAAAAAACTATCAATGCGGATTGGCATTCACAGCGGCCCAGTCGTCGCAGGCGTGATTGGTACCAACAATTTCCCTGATTGCTCCAACATGTGCCACGAGTCTACCAGCGTAGGCTTGCCTGAGATGGTGGGCATCGGAAAAGGTAGCGTGAGTCTTGAAGACTTTGAGCACACTGATACTTTATTACTCTTTGGTCATAACCCTGCAACCAATCATCCACGCATGCTGGGTGAGCTGCGTGAAGCATCTAAACGTGGTGCGAAAATCGTATCAATCAACCCGTTACGTGAACGTGGTCTGGAGCGATTTGCAGACCCACAAAGCATTGTGGAAATGGTGACGATGTCCGGCACCAAGATCAGCGGCACGTTCATACAGCCCAAGCTGGGCGGTGATCTTGCCTTGGTAAAAGGCATTATCAAATTTGTGCTGGAGTGGGACGATGCAGCCAAAGCTGCAGGTGCGAAACGTATTCTTGATGTGGATTTTATTGAGCAACACACCGTTGGCATTGAGCAATTAGTGCAAGATATTCACGCAGAAAACTGGGATGTGATCGTTGAAGAGTCTGGTGTGAGCCTTGCTGATATTGAATCTGTGGCAAAGATTTATGTAGAAGGCCAGCGCGTAATTTCTACTTGGGGTATGGGCATTACCCAGCACAAGCATGCAGTCGCCACTATCCAGATGATTACTAACCTGATGTTGCTCCGTGGCAACATCGGCAAGGCTGGCGCGGGCTTATGCCCAATGCGCGGCCACAGCAATGTTCAAGGCAACCGCACTGTTGGTATTTACGAAAAACCCGCACAAAAATTCCTTGATAGTATCGCTGCTGTTTATAACTTTGAGCCACCACGTGAAGAAGGTCATGACGTTGTGGCTGCCATCAAGGCCATGCTACGCGGCGAGATTAAAGTATTCGTCAGTCTGGGCGGCAACTTCTCGATTGCGACGCCTGATACTGACCAAACCTGGATAGGCTTGCGCAATTGTGACCTCACCGTTCAAATCACTACCAAGTTGAATCGTAGCCATCTGGTGCATGGCAAAGCGGCTTTGATTTTGCCTTGCTTGGGTCGCACAGAAGTTGACCAGCAAGCAACAGGTCCGCAAGGGGTAACGGTTGAAGATTCTATGAGCATGGTGCATGCCTCTTACGGCATGAATAAGCCAGCCTCACCAACCATACGCTCAGAGCCGGCCATTGTTTCTGGTATTGCCCACGCCACCCTTAAAAACAGCAAAACACCGTGGCTTTGGTACATTGAAGATTACGCGCGCATTCGTGATGATATTGCACGCACCTTGCCTGATTTTGCCGATTACAACGCACGTATTAAAGTACCTGGCGGCTTCCGCTTGCCAGTGCCATCAAGCGAACGCGTCTGGATCACTGAATCAGGCAAAGCCGAGTTTAAAGTACATGGCATTCCGCGTGATTTGCCGATTCACAATGCGCGCAAGATTCATGGCGATAATGTATTCCAGCTCATGACCACACGCTCGCACGATCAATACAACACCACTATTTACGGCTTGAATGACCGCTATCGCGGCATCTTCGGTGAGCGTCGCGTGGTGTTTATCAATGCTGAAGATTTAGCCGCTAAAGGCTTGAAAGCTGGTGAGTTTGTGAATCTGGTCAGCACGTGGGATGACGGTGTAACACGCCGCGCAGATAAATTCATGTTGGTGGAATACGACATTCCGCAAGGTTGTTTGGGTGGCTATTACCCAGAAACCAACAATCTGGTACCTCTCGAGAGCGTGGCCGATAGATCGCATACCCCAACTTCAAAATCTGTCCCAGTATTGATCGAGAAATATCATGCGAGTGTCTGA
- a CDS encoding SRPBCC family protein, with product MTGTDTTSRELELIRIIDASPEKLFMAWTEPALLKQWFSPAPWTVTKAETDVRIGGCNLIVMRSPEGDEFPNHGVYLDVVKNERIVFTDAYTEAWQPSLKPFMTGIITFEALGEKTKYTARVLHWSVADREMHEKMGFHEGWGLATNQLEALVSRL from the coding sequence ATGACGGGTACCGACACTACTTCACGCGAGCTTGAATTAATCCGCATCATCGATGCCTCCCCCGAAAAATTATTCATGGCTTGGACTGAGCCAGCACTGCTTAAACAATGGTTTTCTCCTGCGCCGTGGACGGTAACTAAAGCCGAAACCGATGTGCGAATTGGAGGTTGCAACCTGATTGTCATGCGCAGTCCAGAAGGCGATGAATTTCCCAACCATGGCGTTTATCTCGATGTGGTCAAAAACGAGCGCATCGTATTTACTGATGCTTATACTGAGGCTTGGCAGCCATCACTCAAGCCTTTCATGACAGGCATCATCACCTTTGAGGCGCTAGGCGAAAAGACTAAATATACCGCCCGCGTGTTGCACTGGAGTGTGGCTGACCGTGAAATGCACGAGAAAATGGGTTTCCACGAGGGCTGGGGCCTGGCCACTAATCAGTTGGAAGCACTGGTCAGCCGACTCTGA
- a CDS encoding SAM-dependent methyltransferase produces MLDEFLQQQIQQKIKDFPVSIHWGTHSIIPSTTSKVAINVRNPRALMTLAHPTLGGLARAYVEEWLDFEGSAQDIMSLGQAYCNIDAGKDAQSSDAWMWWRHTRNRDRKNISYHYDVSNDFYNLWLDEAKVYSCAYYENGTEHIDQAQAKKLDHICRKLMLKPGERFLDIGCGWGALMLKAAEEYGVEAWGITLSQNQYDYVVEQIAKRGLGGRAHVQLMDYRDLPAELPFDKIASVGMFEHVGKRNLREYFDKIYSLLKPDGLVMNHGITFVELNSGGLGSGISDFIEDYVFPGGELTHISTVTEELSAAGLEPLDIENMRIHYGKTLWEWVTRLEANKTEAIRLIGEKNYRIWRIYMAGSAFSFDHNWLALFQVVAGKSKENGSLAYPFNRNHIYQ; encoded by the coding sequence ATGCTAGATGAATTCCTGCAGCAGCAGATACAGCAAAAAATTAAGGATTTCCCAGTTTCCATTCATTGGGGAACCCATAGCATCATTCCATCGACTACCAGCAAAGTTGCCATTAATGTAAGAAATCCCAGGGCATTGATGACCTTGGCACATCCAACACTGGGTGGGCTGGCACGTGCTTATGTTGAAGAGTGGCTGGATTTTGAAGGTAGTGCACAGGACATCATGTCGCTAGGCCAAGCCTATTGCAATATCGATGCGGGTAAAGACGCGCAGTCTAGCGATGCCTGGATGTGGTGGCGCCATACCCGTAATCGTGACCGCAAAAACATTAGTTACCACTACGATGTCTCCAACGACTTCTACAATTTATGGCTGGATGAGGCCAAGGTCTATTCTTGCGCCTATTATGAAAATGGCACAGAACACATCGACCAGGCGCAAGCCAAAAAGCTGGATCATATTTGTCGAAAACTGATGCTGAAACCGGGTGAACGTTTCCTGGACATAGGCTGTGGCTGGGGAGCGTTAATGCTGAAGGCTGCTGAAGAGTATGGCGTAGAAGCTTGGGGCATCACACTCTCGCAGAACCAGTATGACTATGTGGTTGAACAAATTGCAAAACGAGGGCTAGGTGGCCGCGCACATGTGCAACTGATGGATTATCGCGATCTGCCTGCTGAGCTACCGTTCGACAAGATTGCCAGCGTTGGCATGTTTGAACACGTAGGCAAGCGCAATCTGCGCGAGTATTTCGACAAGATTTATAGCCTGCTGAAACCCGATGGCTTGGTGATGAACCACGGCATTACCTTCGTTGAGCTGAATAGTGGCGGGCTTGGTAGTGGCATATCCGACTTCATCGAAGACTATGTGTTCCCGGGTGGTGAGCTTACGCATATTTCCACAGTCACTGAAGAGTTATCCGCAGCCGGACTTGAACCTCTAGATATCGAAAATATGCGTATACATTACGGAAAAACGCTCTGGGAATGGGTGACTCGTTTAGAAGCGAACAAGACGGAAGCAATCCGGCTGATCGGTGAAAAAAACTACAGGATATGGCGTATCTACATGGCTGGCTCAGCGTTTTCATTTGATCATAACTGGCTTGCCCTGTTTCAGGTGGTAGCTGGGAAGTCGAAAGAAAATGGCAGTCTAGCTTACCCATTCAATCGTAATCATATCTACCAATAA
- a CDS encoding YbaB/EbfC family nucleoid-associated protein, whose translation MMKGGLGNLMKQAQNMQENMKRAQAELANVEVEGIASNGLVKITMTCRNEVKRIKIDDALLSDDKEMLEDLLVIAINDAVRKAEATSQERMGGLMAGLPIPPGMKLPF comes from the coding sequence ATGATGAAAGGCGGCCTAGGCAACCTGATGAAACAAGCGCAAAACATGCAAGAAAACATGAAACGCGCGCAAGCTGAATTAGCCAATGTTGAGGTAGAGGGCATTGCCAGCAACGGCTTGGTTAAAATCACCATGACCTGTAGAAATGAAGTAAAGCGCATCAAGATTGATGATGCATTGTTATCAGACGACAAAGAAATGCTGGAAGATCTACTCGTTATCGCAATCAATGATGCAGTCCGCAAAGCAGAAGCTACCTCACAAGAACGTATGGGTGGTTTGATGGCCGGTTTGCCTATCCCACCAGGTATGAAACTCCCATTTTGA